The sequence GTCCTCGATTTCTTCAGGTGAAAGCACTGTCCTCTGATTTTTTCCATCAATCTTAACCTTTGTTCCAAGCTTAGATGCATCCATCAAAATTGCCTGCTCGTACTTTTTAGTATTGTCCAAAAAGACAACTGATACGTTTGTTCCAGTTGTTGCGAAGATATTACTTGGCATCGAAACAACACCTCGAAGCATTCTTTCCTTTACAATACGTTCCCTTATTTTTTTAGGGATTCCAGTACCTGCTGTTAAAAAACCGGTTGGTACTACAACTGCAGCTTTACATCCATTCTCTTTCATTGAGAAAATAATATGCTGCAAAAACATTTGATAAATAGCCATGCTATCTTTTTTCTTATTAGGAATATTTGGCACTCCTGCCCAGAATCTTTCCTTATAAATATCACCTGCAAGAGTATCTCTGTTATCAGAAAAATCTACATTAAATGGTGGATTGCTGACAATATAATCAAATTTCATCAATCCATTTTTCTGACGATTCAAATGTTGCGGGGAAAGAAGTGTATCCCCATGTACCACATGTCCAAGTGAATGTACAAGATTATTTAAAATTAGATTCAATCTCAAAAATTCATTAGACTTCTGCGAAATATCTTGTGTATAAATTGTACAATTACTCTCACCGATTTCATGTGCAAGAGCAAGAACCAGCGTTCCAGAACCTGCAGCTGGATCATAAACCGTTACATTCTGTGTTCCTTCCGGAACCATGATTCTTGCAATAATACTTGCGATAGAATGTGGAGTATAATACTCTGCGTATTTACCAAAATCTTTATTATAATCTTTGATTAAATATTCAAAAATGGTTGCAAAAAAATCATACTTTTGCGAAAACGCATCTGCAAAGCTAAATGTCACCAATTTATCAATCATTGCTTTACAAAAATCCGATCTGCGATTTGATTCCGTAACATTTTGTGATAAATGTTCATCAAATAATCGAATCTTATCCCCTGATCCAGTACTTACGGAAAAAACATCCAGGTTAGTATTGGAAATATCCCATAAAGTTGAATCAAATAGTTCATTAAATTTGTCATCGTTTTTATGATTGAACAGACATGATATAAAATGTTCCTTTTTAAGTTTTGCTGTTGCTGGTGGCAAAAGCATCATAAGCATTTCATAATCATCTTCTGACATATCGTTTAAAGCCTGTTCCACGTTATCGGAATCTTTTAATGACTCTTCTGCTTGCTGTACCTCATAAAGAAACTTGTCATTTAAAAATTTATACAGAAAAATCTCTGTAATAATCTTATATTCACTGCTTGCATTGCCCAGTCCAAAATTGGCACATACAGTCTTTAAATCATCAATCATCTGTTTTGTATTTGCTATTATCGTTTCAGTAGTCATCAGGATACCCAATCCCTTTCTAATATATATTCTTTTGACAGACAGTTATCTATAAACATAAGCTGCGGTTTATCTAATTTTACCTTTTCTCCCATACACGCTCTCAAGATAATTGGTTGTAAGGATTTTATAAAATACTCCTCATTATCGAGTATGTTTTCATTATGAGCAATCTGGTCATCTGCCTTAGACTTAACTGTCATTAAAATCCTATGTATTGTTACTGCGTCTGTGATAGGTGGTGGACTATTCATAATTCGCTTATGTGTTCTCATGTACTTAACATCACCTGAATACTTTGCTGCAAGCATTCTGTCTGCAAGATTCCTCTTTTCTGCCTTCTTTTTTAAAGCATTCAGATTCCCCATCATCTGTTTCATTTCATCCGCTGTCAATTCTTCAATGTTTTTCTTCTTGAATACTCGTTTTAATTCATCCAAAAGTGATATATACTCTGGATCTTTTGGATCAAGACATCTATCTACAATTTCTCTTCGTGTTTTCTCCAAAGTGTCACGGAATGCATCAGCTATGATTAGTTCTTCTTCCTTTATTTTTCGGAATTGAAAATCAATCTGATCCAATGCCATGTTAAGTATCTGCGACATATCTTCAGATGAATCAATACTGTTTTTTAAGTTTATGATGCTGATTCGGTTATTAACCTCATTTAAGCATTTAATGGCATTCTCAACATTAAAATGTGTATACAAGTCCTCATAGCCATACAGTCGAATCAAATTATACATTGCCTTATAATTTTCAAGTGCCTGACGTAAATTCAATAACTGCTTCTTATCATCAATCTCACTAATTTGATTGATAAAACTAACCACATTACTTGTATCATATAAGAAAAGTTGATTCTTTACATCTTTCAAGTCTTTTTCAATATCTTCTTTACTTTTAAATATATTGCTATAATTCTGTACTTCATCTCCAAGTTCTGATTGCAATTCATCAAAGTATGCCTTATTGGTCTTATCAAATTCATCTTTAATATTTGCAAAATCAACAACATATCCGTAATGATAACCTTTATACGGACGATTTACTCTTGTCAACGTCTGAAGTAGATTATGAGCTTTTATCATTCTCGCTAAATACTGCTTTTTTAATCGTGGTGCATCAAACCCTGTTAAAAGCATATTGTAAACTACAAGAATATCTATATTTCCTTTTTTAAACTCCTCCTGGTCATTTTTTCTATCTTGTTTTGTACCTTCATCATGAAGCACCAATGCATGTGTATAAGCAGAAAAGCGTTTTAACTGTCTATCCACCTCTCTAGCCTGTTCTGAAGAATCACATACAATCATTGCCCCAATAGAAGAATCTAAAGCAGTCCTTCCCTCTTCAAAATCCTGAATAATATAATCAACCATTTTTTCTACAAATTTAGGATGTGCATATAAATTTTTCTTAGCAATACTTCCTTGTCTTACTATTTGATCCAACGTAGCATTCAACTGGTTTTTGTAAGTTGTTTCTATCTCTTCACGAATCAACTTCAATGTATATCCATCTGCAATCGACTGATTATAATAGTATTTATGAATATAATTTCCAAATACATCTTTTGTATTGTATCCATCTCCTATGAGCGGTGTTCCCGTAAGTGCTATCTGTACTGCATCACGGTCTGATGCCATCAGGTTGGCTAAAAATGAGCCTGTTGGATTATAACTCCGATGTGCCTCATCTAAAAAGTACACTCTCTGCACATCCACATTGTAATCTGATGGCTTTGTTACAGATTCCTTGGAAAATTTTTGAATATTGATGACAGTCATTGTAACTTTGCCACTAGTATTTGATTCTCCTGGATTCGTAATATCTGTAATAAACGCTTCCTTGTCTTTTATCAGTTTTACTTTAAGTCCTCTGGCTTCAAATTCATTTTTTGCCTGCTCAGCTAAATCTAAACGATCTACAATAAAATAGAATTTTGCAATTTTCCCTTCTTCTTTGCTGAAATAATCAGTTAAAAACTGTACATTTGAATAAGCAAGTGCAGTTTTCCCACTCCCCTGCGTATGCCAAATTACACCTTTTCTGACTCCTTCTCTCAACTTATCCCGAATTGCCAACGTTGCAAACAATTGCGGGTATCTCATTATATGCTTCTCTATCTCCGTAATTCCATCTTTGTTAGTTGTTGTTTTATAACAGATACCATACTTCAGTAAAAACAGCAGTCTCTCTTTCGTATATAAAGATGTAATTATTCGATTTGTGGGCGATTTCTCCGATAAAGAAGATACATACTCTGGTGTCCCTTTTATAGCAATCAGATTATTATCGCTTAAAACAAACTCTTCCGTTTCCGTAACAATTGACTGCATATCTGCCTTTAATTCATCTTCTCTTTGCTCACGGAATTTGCTAAAAAACATTCTCTTATAACTACTTGAAGCATAAAAAGCTCCTTGAATCGGTTCGATATCAGAGTCATCATATTCATTATTATTAGAAAATACTGTAAACTGTGTAATTCCTACAAATCGACGATAAATCTTATTGCCAAATCTTCTCTCCATCCGGCTTCTTTCTGTCAATATGCCCTCTCGATTATTCTGTCGTTTAACCTCTATAAATGACAAAGGCATACCATTAATTAATACAACAATATCCGGGCGAAAATTATCATCTCCATTTTCATATGGTAACTCAGTTACAACTGTATAATCATTCTTTGTTCCTGTTATATCAGAAAAATCAATCAACTTAATTCCATCAATACCGGATTGCAATATCTTAAAAAAGGATTTTCCCAAATCATCATTGTCTAATTTAATCTTGAGTTCACCAATTATTTTTTTTGCGTCTTCTAGTGTTAATTCGGTCTGATTGATTCGATTAACTGCTGACAAAAATTGACTATAAAAAATGTTGGTATCACCATCATAGTCAACGTTACATTCCTTATCTTTAATTGACATATAGGTATATCCAAGTCTTGTAAAGTGTACAAGCGCTGGAATCTTCACTCTGGAATCTTCTGGCCTTCCCATAAGCATTATAACCTCCAATACGTCATCTATTTTTCCTTCGAGGGTCTGTTGGCTTTACCGCATCTTTTGGTATTAGCCAAGTCTTTCCCTTTTTCTCTGCTCCAGGCACTCTTCCCTGGCTACATAAAAGAGAAATTCTTCTAGATGAAATTCCCCATATTTTTGACATTTCGATCGTTGTTATATAATCCATAATTTTCCTCTAAACGATACAACAAGCCTATTATAAGTATATTCTTTTATCGGAATAGTTTCAACCACAATTAAGTTTTCTTCTAGGTTGTTTGTTTTGTTATTATTTTCTAATATTTTCATAAAAAAATGCCTACGGCATCTCAGCTCCCCCGCCCCTCAATCTTGAGGGGTAAGGGCTTGCTTTCTCTCCTACTTTGTTTCATAATAATCTCATGAATGTGATACAGAAGATGCTCAGAGATTATTATGAAATAATTGAATACGATTTAAAACCAAGACCTGTT comes from Coprococcus phoceensis and encodes:
- a CDS encoding HsdM family class I SAM-dependent methyltransferase, whose product is MTTETIIANTKQMIDDLKTVCANFGLGNASSEYKIITEIFLYKFLNDKFLYEVQQAEESLKDSDNVEQALNDMSEDDYEMLMMLLPPATAKLKKEHFISCLFNHKNDDKFNELFDSTLWDISNTNLDVFSVSTGSGDKIRLFDEHLSQNVTESNRRSDFCKAMIDKLVTFSFADAFSQKYDFFATIFEYLIKDYNKDFGKYAEYYTPHSIASIIARIMVPEGTQNVTVYDPAAGSGTLVLALAHEIGESNCTIYTQDISQKSNEFLRLNLILNNLVHSLGHVVHGDTLLSPQHLNRQKNGLMKFDYIVSNPPFNVDFSDNRDTLAGDIYKERFWAGVPNIPNKKKDSMAIYQMFLQHIIFSMKENGCKAAVVVPTGFLTAGTGIPKKIRERIVKERMLRGVVSMPSNIFATTGTNVSVVFLDNTKKYEQAILMDASKLGTKVKIDGKNQRTVLSPEEIEDIIHTFNNFESKDDFSVVVDYEKIEQKKCSFSAGQYFEVKIEYVELTQEEFKAKMDEYTEKLTELFAEGNVLQAEIMEQLKKVKYE
- a CDS encoding type I restriction endonuclease subunit R; the protein is MGRPEDSRVKIPALVHFTRLGYTYMSIKDKECNVDYDGDTNIFYSQFLSAVNRINQTELTLEDAKKIIGELKIKLDNDDLGKSFFKILQSGIDGIKLIDFSDITGTKNDYTVVTELPYENGDDNFRPDIVVLINGMPLSFIEVKRQNNREGILTERSRMERRFGNKIYRRFVGITQFTVFSNNNEYDDSDIEPIQGAFYASSSYKRMFFSKFREQREDELKADMQSIVTETEEFVLSDNNLIAIKGTPEYVSSLSEKSPTNRIITSLYTKERLLFLLKYGICYKTTTNKDGITEIEKHIMRYPQLFATLAIRDKLREGVRKGVIWHTQGSGKTALAYSNVQFLTDYFSKEEGKIAKFYFIVDRLDLAEQAKNEFEARGLKVKLIKDKEAFITDITNPGESNTSGKVTMTVINIQKFSKESVTKPSDYNVDVQRVYFLDEAHRSYNPTGSFLANLMASDRDAVQIALTGTPLIGDGYNTKDVFGNYIHKYYYNQSIADGYTLKLIREEIETTYKNQLNATLDQIVRQGSIAKKNLYAHPKFVEKMVDYIIQDFEEGRTALDSSIGAMIVCDSSEQAREVDRQLKRFSAYTHALVLHDEGTKQDRKNDQEEFKKGNIDILVVYNMLLTGFDAPRLKKQYLARMIKAHNLLQTLTRVNRPYKGYHYGYVVDFANIKDEFDKTNKAYFDELQSELGDEVQNYSNIFKSKEDIEKDLKDVKNQLFLYDTSNVVSFINQISEIDDKKQLLNLRQALENYKAMYNLIRLYGYEDLYTHFNVENAIKCLNEVNNRISIINLKNSIDSSEDMSQILNMALDQIDFQFRKIKEEELIIADAFRDTLEKTRREIVDRCLDPKDPEYISLLDELKRVFKKKNIEELTADEMKQMMGNLNALKKKAEKRNLADRMLAAKYSGDVKYMRTHKRIMNSPPPITDAVTIHRILMTVKSKADDQIAHNENILDNEEYFIKSLQPIILRACMGEKVKLDKPQLMFIDNCLSKEYILERDWVS
- a CDS encoding helix-turn-helix domain-containing protein translates to MDYITTIEMSKIWGISSRRISLLCSQGRVPGAEKKGKTWLIPKDAVKPTDPRRKNR